A window of Centropristis striata isolate RG_2023a ecotype Rhode Island chromosome 13, C.striata_1.0, whole genome shotgun sequence genomic DNA:
CTACCAACACCACTAACACATCATCTGCCCTCAAGGtcacacaacaatacacaataAAGAACAGCACAGATGAGACGCCAGGAAACCTGCACTGCAGTGTgtgcacacactgacacacttgCGCTAAATTATTAGCATGCAGCTCTGAGCTTGCTGCCGTTTGTGCTCTAAAAAAGATCTTCCTCCAGTAGAGTGGAGGTTGACCAATCTTTCCACCACCATAGGAAGAGGAAGTGTATCTTGCTGTCACTGTAGGCCCCACCTACACTATCACACTACACATAGTGAGAAGGTGCTACTGTGTTTAGATTTCAgtaacaaaagaagaagaaaaaaaacagtggaaGATTACAAACTTTACATTCATAACACATTTGACCTTGATATTGGCAGGTATTGGGGAAACAAAAAAGCTAATTGGTTGTTATAAAACATTTCATCTATTCTACATCAGAATACATTTTGGTAAAATCaagtttttctttactttatatACAAAGGAGCTCATATTCAGAGAATGTGGTTGTACTGTATGTTGCACATACAACCTCAACAGCTGCACGGATGAAGCAGTGTTGGTAAAATGATGACACCTTGAGGgttaacaagataaaaacaactgAGAGCAAACTCAGAGATACACGCTTGTATAACATGACCAAAGAAATAGgtataaatgcaataaatggCTCACCACTCTTTTGGGTGATCTGGATCACCCAAATCAACCTCTGGATCAACCTCATGAGGTGCAATTGAGATTTTATTTAACAGTTACTATTAACTGAAACCTCAAATACCATATTCCTGTGCAAACAAGTTAAATTTCCACAATTAacataaacacagaaaattGGTAACACTGGCATGAGGAAATGCAATATCACAGTAATCACAAATTCAactttcttaaaaataaaacattttatttattgttggcACAATGCACCACTAACATTTTGTGCAAGACCCATGGGTGAATAGCTCCCATTTATAGTCTACAACAAATCAACTTTCTGGAAGAATTCCTGTATTCAAGGGACAAAAAACCATGATGGAAAAAATTAACCAGTAAAATAGAAGATGAATTGAAAGTTCTGTTGATTATGTTCTCTTTTGCAgtggcttttaatcaagtctTGCTCAGCCAAAATGTTAAATTCAGATTTAACGGAAAATGATGAAGAGGTAAGGACTAAGGCGTGTTTGAATGTGGTTGGGTGGGTTCTTTTAGAGGGAACTTAAAGGGTGCTTAAAACCATATTGCTCCCTAACCACCAAGTTTGAGGCGTGTACAGTGGTTTTTATCAGTCTATAACCATGTCAACAGCGGGTTGGTGGCATGAGTCTAGGAAAAATCCTAAAGTGACGACAAGGAACACATGGATAATGAATAGCATTGGTAGTGTATACAGTATACTCTACAGGAGTCCTGTCAATCTGTGAGTCTGACTTGACTGCAACTATTgcctgtgtgttttatttggtaAAGCGCTGGCTAATGATAACTCAAAACAGCAATATGtagtttaaaaagacaaaatattaaagATCAAAGCAAACGGCATGCAGATGTTTCTCCTCTTGGACCAATGCATTTAGAAGGATAAGCAGTTTATCTAGGCACTTAATGTCTGTGAAAGCCTCGATATTGCTCGGTGACATATGGTGTGGTCACAGCCAAAAACATTTGTAGTCAtgagaaatgtgtttaaaaaagcatttcaaAGCGTAATCTCAAATTAGGACAGAGTTAACTGCCCGATGACTGAAATGTAACAATCCAATATCATTCTTTGTTAAAATATAGGTTCATTCTGTATGACAGATAGAAGTTGGGAACTGCAAATGCCATTCCAAATGGCAAGTCTAGTGCCTttataaagtttaaaactacATGGACAATGTGACAGAAAACATAAGAACACAGCTGATCCCTTTTTAACTTGTCACATCTGGATAAATTAAATCTTTCTACAAACTCGAGGTCACATTCCTGCTATgatgcaaaatcaaaagtacCATAGatgaaacatgattaaaaaactaAGGTGGTTTGTAAAGTCTTCGCGAAGGTCTCGTTCAGTTCCCCTCAAAGCTCGTCCCGTGCTGTACTGTCCAAAGGAGACTGGAGCACATCTGAGTTCTGGGCCTCAGTGCTGATCTCAGCCTGCTCGCCAGTTTTTCCTGAGCGTGCTGCTCTGTCCCAGTCTGTACGGACCTTGTCGTTGTCCCACACTGTGGAGGTCTCAGTGTCGCTGATGTAACCATGGTCGCCTGTGTAGTGTGTTGGATACACTAGAAGAGGCTCAGCTGAAAATGCCTTCAGGTCCCTGGTTTCAAACTGTTCCATATAATCAGACCTGTGGAGGATaggtaaatgtaaaaaaaaacaactgaaaaagcTGAAGTGTGTTATGTGTGAGCACTTGTATTGGGAAAGGTTCACTTACACAGGGTGTTTGTTGTACATGATAGGAAGAAACTCATCCACGGGCAAAATCCTCTTCAGTGGTTCTGCTTTCAAAAGCTTCTCTGCACCTTGTAGTGATATCATATAGCCGAGTGTCCAATATGAATAGTCTGCTTCCACCAAGTTGTGTATTTTAGGCACTGCTTTCTCTGGATGATCCACTTGCATTCTCTTCCGACCAATATATCTAgaagaaagaaatagaaaaaaggagTATGTGTTACCCTTATTGCTGCTTTGCTCTGGTTGTGGAAGTCCAAGATATGTTCAACATCTTAACACTGTCGTGCATGGGTTTACAACATCATCAAGAGGCACACACAGCTCAGGGAATATCACTGTGTTCTCCAGTTACTACGTCTGGATGGATGCTGCTGCTTCAGTGGTATGAAcccaacatgaaaaaatattttgatgtgatttatttgcaataaacagatcaaaattatgcagaaatatgaatgaatgaccTTTTTAATTTTGGCTATATAATGTACATCTTGAAAATCAATTTCACATAATTTCTCCATAATTACATTACAAACTGcaaaaaggaataggctgaagcaCATGGCTTATTTTTTGCCTATCCCGTTAATTCCAAAATCCAAAAACCCAGAATATCAGCAAtagaaagaataaataaatgaataaataaacaaatatctaCATTATAGTCTAATTCATAATCCTTGATTGTCTTAAATGTAAATCAATTCACATTATATTCATTCTAATCAGTTCTTCTAAACCCCAATTAAGAACTATACAATTTCCACCCATCATTGAGTCTTACACCATAATGATGATTTCTAAAAACAAATGACTTTTACATTACTTGTTTTATGAATGGAGTTCTGGACACTCAAGGCTATGTTTTGTAAAAATTGAAAATCCCAATGACAGTGGCATAGCATCTTGCAAATTTGTTGCTTAAGTGGAAAAATATCAACACGAAACACACTGCAAATTCACATCTATACGTGTATCTGCATTGACTTTATAAGTAATCACGCTGTGTGAaatgtttgctttgtgtttggtgtgaacacaccattaggagaattatggaaaaaattaaGAAGGCACAAACTCACATGAGATCCCAGTCCAGTCTTTCATCCTCCACCTCTCTCATCAAGTTCATCAAGCGTCGTTTGAAGAAGACCTCAAAGCGCAGGTCGTCTTCAATCACCAGGGAGGTTTCCAGTCCTTGCTCCACAATCTAAGGCCAGACACAGATTGATCAATTACTCACCGATCTGTCTAGTTCACAAACATTCAAATGCTTGGCTCCTGGGTCTCACCTCTTTCCAGATGTTATAGTGCGAAAGGAAGCAACCCAGCTCTCCCTTTGTTAGAGGCCGCCCATGATACGGGTCATTGTATCCAGGGAGCATGTGGATACCCATAGTATGAATTTCACTGATATTCATCGCtctgaaagaggaaaaagagtgAAACATGGTCCCGAAAAAGGGCAGACATGAGCgattaccaaggttataatagttttggatttttcactagttttagttttaatttcgttgctattttttgttttcaaattcagttagttttaattcgtttttagagtgagtttgctagttttaattcgtttttgtgtgtgaaaatgcttagttttagtttcatttttattagttttagtaatggggtatttgttgggtgcgagattcaaaaaagtcacaataactgttgcctttatttcctttgtcttatccatcccagccccaataagtttattaagtcataaaaccagatagatgaaatagatttcatatcaaccaaaaaggttgaaaaaatagttgacaaagatgaaaacgaaggacatttccactataattttagttagttctgTAACCCACACAATACactttcagttagttatggttttttttttaaaaactcacttttttattttaatttcagttaacggaaatgttttttcaattctagttttcgttatttcgttagttttcgttaactataataaccttggtgattACAAAGTACTAAAGACATGTAAAGTGATTATTAAACGGAGTAAACTTACTTTCCATCTACAGCTGCAGTGACCTTACAATCAATTTCCTGCTCGTATAATGTCTTCAGCATACGTTCTCGACGGTCAGTTCGTCTCTGCAGGTTTATCATGAACACCTGCACATGGGCAACATTACCATCAGTCAGTGTAGTTACAGGTTTCTAACAGCAGGGGGAGACATTCAGCACAGAAAGTGGATAGAGGGCCATTTTTGCAGACTCCATCTTCACATCACTCCATACTCACCTCATCAAAGCCCAGTTTGTCAGGTTGTTTTCTAGGAACAGGTATGTATTTGGAAGGCATCACTGGGGGATTTCGCACTACACAGTGAGAGGGAAGATGGATGCAGAAATGGTATAAATGATATATAGAAACCCATGCTGATAGTTATCATTAGATAAAGAAGCAAGAAGTAGGATACAGAGctcttgggggaaaaaaagggagtTTGATGGAAAGTAAAGCGCCCAAACTGAATGCAAGCTACTCACCATTAACCTCCAGCAGGCAGTGCAAGAAACTGTCAGCCTCATCTTGCAAAGTATTGTGGGATCGCAGTGGCACAGGCAAGTTACCATAGGTCTCTTTATTACATACAAACATTTGAACATCTGTGGAGAGCAGAAGATGCAAATGTTTTCTCAACAGGAAGTCATACCACTTAACCGAACAAGGTTAAAGACAAATGTGTCGACTGTAgcgttaaattgcaatataccTGCCATCCGAGCAGAGAACGCGAACACAATGATGTCATCAAAAGCCCAGCTGTATTCTGGGTGTGGCGGGTGAAAGGCCAGCTGCCTGGATGCCTCTTTCCTGAGGTCGATCAGGAAGGTGGAGTGGACCATGGGAACTGCAAAACAGCCCTGGCGCACCTGCTTTCTTATGGGTATGTAGGCAGGAGTGCGCTTATAATAACCCTGAAGAAGAGGATTTAAAAGCattcataaaattaaaatatgttttgaaaacaCCTGAGATACAAAAGCAGATATGCCCAATCATCAACACAGTACCTGGGAGGTCATTCCACACCAGAAATTTGAATAAGCTGCACGGGAATCAAGCATTGGAGCAATGATGGTCTTATTCTCCTTCATGAGCTTCCAGAGCACATCTGGGTTGGTGAGGAGGTTATCACAGTCCACCAACTACACAAGCAGAAGGAGATAAACTTTAAGAGATGTTTGTCAAAAGCCAAGGAAATGTGGCACACCACAAACTGAGTCCGGAATCTTCAAAAGAAAGGCTGAACAGCTCATTAGGGATAAAAGGAGCACGAAAACTGAGATGGTAAACAAACCCCACAGACTATTCATTCCAATTCTGTTTTCAAGGGAGAGTGCCAAGAGTGTTTCCTAAAATCTGTACAGCAAATCATTGCAATTCTggatgtactttacttgaaaatTATACCCCACAGAAGGTTGAAAATGCAGGCTGGGCTGGGGAATACAATTAGAAATGTGCTGCATTTTGAAATATAGTTCATTTAAGGTCAAGCTGTATGTCAGTGTGGGGATCTAGATGAACCAGACCAGATAAACTTCAACcacaagagacagaaaaatataacTGAGTCAATTTCAACACTCTCCCTGGTGCTTAAATTACCACTTGGGCAGTGCTTGGGACTTGACTCTGTACTTATCCTTCTGCTGCTATTATTGAACAGTAGAGATCTGGACAGAAGCATTGCCTCGGTGCTttaaatggaaaatgttttagTGTTATTGTATTCTGTGCATGGAAAGAGAAGTTTTATTGACCTACCATAAAGTAGTCCGCCCACATCTCACGAGCTGACTCCAGAGCTACTTGCCGAAGCTTCATAACATGCTCATAGCGGCTGTCTGTCCATTGCTTCGGACCATCTTCATCTGCATAGTGTCTATGAGAGACATTAGATACTAATCAGACTGATTTTACTGGCTCTGTGAGCACTTtgagaaacacaaacatttagttAGAAACTCTGCCAACCTGGGTTCTTCTTTGGGCCTCCACTCCACATAATGGTAAAGGTTTTGGACCTTGACGAGCCAGTTTCGCAGAATTTCTGTGGTGTTGTCCTTGTTGTGATCAGTGGCAACCCTGTCAATAAACAACAAATGTAAGTGATCGGAATACACTCAAAGGGGTTAAACATTATCAACGACTGAGGCCAGTATACGGAAAACAGTAACACTAATGAATGTAGCACGAGTGCCAGACTGGATCCCAGCTCAGGCAAGAGTTGAAAAACAACACCACAACTCAGATAACAATAGCCAAGTGTTCACTTTTTTCAGGCTCATTGTCTGCAGCTGTGGGAACTGACACAGGTGTTATTGATACCAACATCACAAAACCAATACATTACACATCTAGGTGATATAATGTAGTGGACAATACTACAATAAGGTAAAGGAATAAAGAATTAACCATATTAAGGGAACCCATTCCATAATGAATAAACAGTGAAACGTTTGTCTGCAACAGCTTAAAACAGAAGGAAATGGTTTTGAAGCCATGTGTGAGACAAATGTACACATGTGAGACAGATTGCATGTTTGATCAAATTTTACAGTGGAATTAAATCAAGACATGTGTTAATCATGGAGTCATCATATCTGCATGAATgtcttttaacaaaaaaagtgagaaatgatgcataaaaaaaacaacatccatAGTCTCCTGTCTATAGTCATATTATATTGCAGATCAGTAGTCTTTGCTGCAAAAGGAACATTGCactacagtttgttttttgttcagaGGGACGACAGCCAAACTGGGTTCTCTTGACAGATTTCACATAGATCTGTGAGAACACGGCAGCTCCATGCTAAACCATTTCATCCCTCACTCAAGCTGTACGTCCTTGCAAATTCTCGAACCTTGAATTACACCGCCTCATGTTCAGCTCAggtaaatatttgtaaaaagcATAGTTTTTGAATGCTGTACCACTGGTGCTGTAAACATACATCTACAAGTGGTGTTTCACTTACATCTAGGATGCACTTTCAGAACATAAATGCAGAGCTAATTGCAGATACCAAACATTTAAATGACACTTTGTCCAATTCTGATCCAGAGGCTTTGGCATTCTTACAAGCAGCTGTAAAAGCTTCAGCAAAAAGCATACAGGATGAAGTGTTTACAAGATCTTGCAGCTGTTTGCATTTTACAAATGTAGCTTAATGTGcttgcagatttatgaaaacTAAACTGTCCTTACCTCAACCTTATATACAGACAAGTTTTATGACCtccagacaaaaaaaagggagCAATCAAACAACGCCACCCTCAATAAAATGAAACTTTAAGCTTCAAGTTGGTGAATGAGTAGCATACCTCTCTGAGCCCTGCAGGCAGTCATGCAAACTGCTCAGAGCTCTGAGGGTATAAGTGCGGGTGGGCTGTTGGAGCATGTTGTTAAGTTATTATGTAAGAAACACCTCCCTTTCACTTCCCTCAAATTTGCCGAGGCATGGTAGACAGACATTTAAATTGTCTATAACATCCATTTGCACTTCCCACAAGATAAGTGCCTTAGAATGTGAAGTTTGTCACAAATCACAGCCAGGCTGCAACTGCGTTAGCCCTGGAAAAAAGCACATGTATAGTGAGCCAGAACAGGATATACAACTAGGTTTAAGTTAACCACTCAGATAAACTAAAATTTGAGTCATCTAAATAGACTTGCAGCTTGATTTGGACTTTAACACTAGTAACTACACTTGGAAGTCACTTCTGACTTGAAAATATGCAATACCCTTCCCTAAGTAATGCTAAATGCTGTGAAAGTGTAATCT
This region includes:
- the colgalt1a gene encoding procollagen galactosyltransferase 1, whose amino-acid sequence is MHGLSCLPAALLLLLLSGCSPARGYFAEERWNPESPLLAPRILVALICRNSEHSLPYFLGSIERLNYPKERMALWVATDHNKDNTTEILRNWLVKVQNLYHYVEWRPKEEPRHYADEDGPKQWTDSRYEHVMKLRQVALESAREMWADYFMLVDCDNLLTNPDVLWKLMKENKTIIAPMLDSRAAYSNFWCGMTSQGYYKRTPAYIPIRKQVRQGCFAVPMVHSTFLIDLRKEASRQLAFHPPHPEYSWAFDDIIVFAFSARMADVQMFVCNKETYGNLPVPLRSHNTLQDEADSFLHCLLEVNVRNPPVMPSKYIPVPRKQPDKLGFDEVFMINLQRRTDRRERMLKTLYEQEIDCKVTAAVDGKAMNISEIHTMGIHMLPGYNDPYHGRPLTKGELGCFLSHYNIWKEIVEQGLETSLVIEDDLRFEVFFKRRLMNLMREVEDERLDWDLIYIGRKRMQVDHPEKAVPKIHNLVEADYSYWTLGYMISLQGAEKLLKAEPLKRILPVDEFLPIMYNKHPVSDYMEQFETRDLKAFSAEPLLVYPTHYTGDHGYISDTETSTVWDNDKVRTDWDRAARSGKTGEQAEISTEAQNSDVLQSPLDSTARDEL